Proteins found in one Hemibagrus wyckioides isolate EC202008001 linkage group LG23, SWU_Hwy_1.0, whole genome shotgun sequence genomic segment:
- the LOC131344178 gene encoding ferroxidase HEPHL1-like isoform X2 gives MTRAWVFCYVLLTVLGPSKSETRTYYIGIREEYWNYAPSERNLITGHAIMNDEHAKKYLFNCSKQTGIVYKKAVYKQYTDNTFTSEKPKSQWLGFLGPVIRAEVGDDIVVHLKNFASRPYSIHPHGVFYKKASEGAWYPDGTSGKNKSDDAVAPGQTYTYTWKVTEDFAPTESDSTCLTSMYHSHVNSPKDIAAGLIGVLLICKKAGMQGLFEVSSCGSDPAPTLQPGHVRRYFIAAEEILWNYAPSGKNLLTGTQLDEDSDSKEFFSTDDGKLGGKYWKVRYTGYRDDTFTSRINQSGSEDHLGILGPAIWGEAGDVIEVTFLNKASRNFGIQPHGVSYDKSYEGVIYQDGFQKAGASVAPGQKFKYQWRVTEGPSDSDPPCLSYLYYSATNPVRDTNSGLVGPLKVCKKGALDESGRQDIGSEVLKEFFLLFTVMDENKSWYLQKNIDTFGSDESMTHDALFQESNKMHSVNGFMYGNLPDLYLCHGDHVVWHLLGQGSVDLFAIYFQGNTFKLDNTTHDTLSLFPHSSVTISMIPDNDGLFELNCLIPHHYQGGMRQFYDVKLCTPSQIPGSETTTFKPDVYFYIAAEEVDWNYAPTRTWELEKFNTTLSKSPGSLYLNKSENLIGPIYKKVVYRKYTDETFTKQEDRGSNEEHLGILGPILRVEVGEKVQIVFKNKASRMYSLHAQGVKSSKAQPVTPGNIARYNWIITSGPGPTESNCTIYPYYSSVNFLKDLASGLVGPLVVCRKGTLNSKRQRKDVKKEFALLFMMFDENESWYLDENIDTYMDKKFNDTTEGRFMESNQMHGINGRLYANLHGLKMHQGDWTEWYLMGLGSEEDVHTVHFHHQSFIYKTDYSHRADVYALFPGTFKTVQLRAETPGTWLLHCHVSDHIDSGMETTFTIEARAQSSKAWNNGIVFLQWFCSGLAILLTYWLQ, from the exons ATGACCAGAGCTTGGGTTTTTTGCTACGTGCTTCTGACTGTCTTGGGTCCGAGCAAATCTGAAACTAGGACCTATTACATCGGCATCAGAGAGGAATACTGGAATTATGCTCCCAGCGAAAGAAATCTAATCACAGGCCATGCCATTATGAACGATGA GCATGCCAAAAAATATCTGTTCAATTGTTCAAAGCAGACCGGTATTGTGTACAAAAAAGCTGTGTATAAACAGTACACAGATAATACTTTCACCTCTGAGAAGCCTAAATCGCAATGGCTAGGGTTCCTCGGACCCGTGATCCGTGCGGAGGTAGGCGATGATATTGTAGTGCATCTGAAGAACTTTGCATCTCGACCTTATTCAATACATCCACATGGAGTCTTTTACAAAAAGGCCTCTGAAG GTGCGTGGTATCCGGATGGTACGTCTGGAAAGAATAAGAGTGATGACGCAGTGGCTCCAGGACaaacctacacatacacatggaaGGTGACAGAAGATTTTGCTCCTACAGAGTCCGACTCAACCTGTCTTACATCGATGTATCACTCTCATGTAAATTCACCGAAAGATATAGCAGCAGGACTCATTGGAGTGCTGCTCATCTGCAAGAAGG CGGGTATGCAGGGTCTTTTCGAGGTCTCTTCATGTGGAAGTGATCCTGCACCCACTCTGCAACCTGGTCATGTCAGGCGTTACTTCATCGCAGCAGAGGAGATCCTTTGGAATTATGCCCCCTCAGGGAAAAATCTACTGACTGGTACACAACTAGATGAAGACAG TGACTCTAAAGAATTTTTTAGTACTGATGATGGAAAGCTTGGAGGAAAGTACTGGAAGGTCAGATACACTGGGTACCGTGATGACACATTCACTTCCAGGATCAATCAAAGTGGTTCCGAAGATCACCTAGGCATTCTGG GTCCTGCGATCTGGGGAGAAGCTGGTGATGTCATTGAGGTGACATTTCTAAATAAAGCGAGTCGTAACTTCGGCATACAACCTCATGGCGTGTCGTATGACAAAAGTTACGAAGGAGTGATATATCAGGATG GTTTTCAGAAAGCAGGGGCCAGTGTGGCACCAGGTCAGAAATTTAAATATCAATGGCGGGTGACAGAAGGCCCCTCGGACAGTGACCCACCCTGCCTGTCGTATTTGTATTACTCCGCTACAAATCCGGTCCGTGACACCAACTCTGGTTTGGTGGGACCTTTAAAGGTGTGCAAGAAAGGAGCTCTGGATGAGAGTGGACGACAG gatataGGTTCAGAGGTGCTAAAAGAGTTTTTCCTTCTCTTCACTGTGATGGATGAGAATAAAAGCTGGTATCTGCAAAAGAATATTGACACATTTGGTAGTGATGAGTCAATGACTCATGACGCTCTGTTTCAGGAGAGCAATAAAATGCACT CGGTGAATGGCTTCATGTATGGAAACCTTCCTGATCTTTATTTGTGTCATGGCGACCATGTTGTGTGGCACTTGTTGGGCCAGGGCTCAGTGGATCTCTTTGCCATTTACTTCCAGGGCAACACGTTTAAGCTGGATAACACTACACATGACACACTCAGTCTCTTCCCTCACTCCAGTGTCACCATCTCCATGATACCTGACAATGATG GACTTTTTGAGCTGAACTGTCTTATACCTCATCACTACCAAGGTGGTATGCGGCAGTTCTACGACGTCAAACTCTGCACACCGAGTCAGATCCCTGGCTCAGAGACTACAACCTTTAAGCCTGACGTGTATTTCTATATAGCTGCTGAAGAAGTGGACTGGAATTATGCCCCAACCCGGACATGGGAGTTGGAAAAATTTAACACGACTCTCAGCAAAAG CCCTGGAAGTCTCTACCTAAATAAATCTGAGAATTTGATTGGGCCTATATACAAAAAGGTGGTGTACCGCAAGTACACAGATGAGACCTTCACAAAACAGGAAGACAGGGGTTCTAATGAAGAGCATTTAGGCATTCTGG GTCCCATTCTCAGGGTTGAAGTCGGTGAGAAGGTCCAGATTGTGTTCAAGAACAAAGCCAGTAGAATGTATTCACTTCACGCTCAAGGTGTGAAGAGCAGTAAGGCTCAGCCTGTTACTCCAG gtaacATAGCAAGGTATAACTGGATTATCACTTCCGGTCCTGGACCCACTGAGTCAAACTGCACAATCTATCCTTATTACTCATCAGTGAACTTTCTGAAG GATTTGGCGAGCGGCTTGGTCGGGCCATTAGTAGTGTGTCGTAAGGGGACTCTGAACAGTAAAAGACAGCGAAAAGATGTGAAAAAAGAATTTGCTCTGCTCTTCATGATGTTTGATGAGAACGAATCGTGGTATCTGGACGAGAATATAGACACTTACATGGACAAAAAATTTAACGACACAACTGAAGGCAGGTTTATGGAGAGTAACCAGATGCATG GTATTAATGGAAGGCTGTATGCTAACCTGCATGGCTTAAAGATGCACCAGGGTGATTGGACCGAGTGGTATTTAATGGGACTGGGGAGTGAGGAAGATGTGCACACAGTACACTTTCATCATCAGAGCTTCATATACAAG ACGGATTACTCTCATAGAGCTGACGTGTACGCCTTGTTCCCTGGAACCTTTAAAACTGTTCAACTACGGGCAGAAACTCCAGGAACGTGGCTTCTCCACTGCCACGTGTCGGACCACATCGACTCTGGCATGGAGACGACCTTCACCATCGAAG CTCGAGCTCAATCTTCCAAAGCCTGGAATAATG
- the LOC131344178 gene encoding ferroxidase HEPHL1-like isoform X1 yields the protein MTRAWVFCYVLLTVLGPSKSETRTYYIGIREEYWNYAPSERNLITGHAIMNDEHAKKYLFNCSKQTGIVYKKAVYKQYTDNTFTSEKPKSQWLGFLGPVIRAEVGDDIVVHLKNFASRPYSIHPHGVFYKKASEGAWYPDGTSGKNKSDDAVAPGQTYTYTWKVTEDFAPTESDSTCLTSMYHSHVNSPKDIAAGLIGVLLICKKGALNQSAPSHEFFLMFSAVDENLSWYLKDNIKEYCPEAENMTGDEDFHTSNRVHSINGFAFGNLPELEVCLNKPVFWHLFGIGNDIELHSVHFYGHTLLNQGHRTDVLNIFPATSFTAKMVPMTNGKWLFGCQVGNDKHAGMQGLFEVSSCGSDPAPTLQPGHVRRYFIAAEEILWNYAPSGKNLLTGTQLDEDSDSKEFFSTDDGKLGGKYWKVRYTGYRDDTFTSRINQSGSEDHLGILGPAIWGEAGDVIEVTFLNKASRNFGIQPHGVSYDKSYEGVIYQDGFQKAGASVAPGQKFKYQWRVTEGPSDSDPPCLSYLYYSATNPVRDTNSGLVGPLKVCKKGALDESGRQDIGSEVLKEFFLLFTVMDENKSWYLQKNIDTFGSDESMTHDALFQESNKMHSVNGFMYGNLPDLYLCHGDHVVWHLLGQGSVDLFAIYFQGNTFKLDNTTHDTLSLFPHSSVTISMIPDNDGLFELNCLIPHHYQGGMRQFYDVKLCTPSQIPGSETTTFKPDVYFYIAAEEVDWNYAPTRTWELEKFNTTLSKSPGSLYLNKSENLIGPIYKKVVYRKYTDETFTKQEDRGSNEEHLGILGPILRVEVGEKVQIVFKNKASRMYSLHAQGVKSSKAQPVTPGNIARYNWIITSGPGPTESNCTIYPYYSSVNFLKDLASGLVGPLVVCRKGTLNSKRQRKDVKKEFALLFMMFDENESWYLDENIDTYMDKKFNDTTEGRFMESNQMHGINGRLYANLHGLKMHQGDWTEWYLMGLGSEEDVHTVHFHHQSFIYKTDYSHRADVYALFPGTFKTVQLRAETPGTWLLHCHVSDHIDSGMETTFTIEARAQSSKAWNNGIVFLQWFCSGLAILLTYWLQ from the exons ATGACCAGAGCTTGGGTTTTTTGCTACGTGCTTCTGACTGTCTTGGGTCCGAGCAAATCTGAAACTAGGACCTATTACATCGGCATCAGAGAGGAATACTGGAATTATGCTCCCAGCGAAAGAAATCTAATCACAGGCCATGCCATTATGAACGATGA GCATGCCAAAAAATATCTGTTCAATTGTTCAAAGCAGACCGGTATTGTGTACAAAAAAGCTGTGTATAAACAGTACACAGATAATACTTTCACCTCTGAGAAGCCTAAATCGCAATGGCTAGGGTTCCTCGGACCCGTGATCCGTGCGGAGGTAGGCGATGATATTGTAGTGCATCTGAAGAACTTTGCATCTCGACCTTATTCAATACATCCACATGGAGTCTTTTACAAAAAGGCCTCTGAAG GTGCGTGGTATCCGGATGGTACGTCTGGAAAGAATAAGAGTGATGACGCAGTGGCTCCAGGACaaacctacacatacacatggaaGGTGACAGAAGATTTTGCTCCTACAGAGTCCGACTCAACCTGTCTTACATCGATGTATCACTCTCATGTAAATTCACCGAAAGATATAGCAGCAGGACTCATTGGAGTGCTGCTCATCTGCAAGAAGG gagctctgAACCAATCGGCCCCGTCTCATGAGTTTTTCTTGATGTTCAGTGCAGTGGATGAAAATCTTAGTTGGTATCTTAAAGATAATATTAAAGAGTACTGCCCTGAAGCTGAAAATATGACAGGGGATGAAGACTTTCACACTTCAAACCGGGTGCACT CAATAAATGGTTTTGCTTTTGGCAATTTGCCAGAACTGGAAGTGTGTCTCAACAAACCAGTGTTTTGGCATCTTTTTGGTATTGGAAATGACATAGAGCTTCACTCCGTCCACTTCTATGGCCATACCCTGCTTAACCAAGGTCATCGTACTGATGTGCTCAATATATTTCCTGCCACTTCTTTCACTGCAAAAATGGTTCCCATGACAAACGGGAAGTGGCTGTTCGGGTGCCAAGTTGGTAATGACAAGCATG CGGGTATGCAGGGTCTTTTCGAGGTCTCTTCATGTGGAAGTGATCCTGCACCCACTCTGCAACCTGGTCATGTCAGGCGTTACTTCATCGCAGCAGAGGAGATCCTTTGGAATTATGCCCCCTCAGGGAAAAATCTACTGACTGGTACACAACTAGATGAAGACAG TGACTCTAAAGAATTTTTTAGTACTGATGATGGAAAGCTTGGAGGAAAGTACTGGAAGGTCAGATACACTGGGTACCGTGATGACACATTCACTTCCAGGATCAATCAAAGTGGTTCCGAAGATCACCTAGGCATTCTGG GTCCTGCGATCTGGGGAGAAGCTGGTGATGTCATTGAGGTGACATTTCTAAATAAAGCGAGTCGTAACTTCGGCATACAACCTCATGGCGTGTCGTATGACAAAAGTTACGAAGGAGTGATATATCAGGATG GTTTTCAGAAAGCAGGGGCCAGTGTGGCACCAGGTCAGAAATTTAAATATCAATGGCGGGTGACAGAAGGCCCCTCGGACAGTGACCCACCCTGCCTGTCGTATTTGTATTACTCCGCTACAAATCCGGTCCGTGACACCAACTCTGGTTTGGTGGGACCTTTAAAGGTGTGCAAGAAAGGAGCTCTGGATGAGAGTGGACGACAG gatataGGTTCAGAGGTGCTAAAAGAGTTTTTCCTTCTCTTCACTGTGATGGATGAGAATAAAAGCTGGTATCTGCAAAAGAATATTGACACATTTGGTAGTGATGAGTCAATGACTCATGACGCTCTGTTTCAGGAGAGCAATAAAATGCACT CGGTGAATGGCTTCATGTATGGAAACCTTCCTGATCTTTATTTGTGTCATGGCGACCATGTTGTGTGGCACTTGTTGGGCCAGGGCTCAGTGGATCTCTTTGCCATTTACTTCCAGGGCAACACGTTTAAGCTGGATAACACTACACATGACACACTCAGTCTCTTCCCTCACTCCAGTGTCACCATCTCCATGATACCTGACAATGATG GACTTTTTGAGCTGAACTGTCTTATACCTCATCACTACCAAGGTGGTATGCGGCAGTTCTACGACGTCAAACTCTGCACACCGAGTCAGATCCCTGGCTCAGAGACTACAACCTTTAAGCCTGACGTGTATTTCTATATAGCTGCTGAAGAAGTGGACTGGAATTATGCCCCAACCCGGACATGGGAGTTGGAAAAATTTAACACGACTCTCAGCAAAAG CCCTGGAAGTCTCTACCTAAATAAATCTGAGAATTTGATTGGGCCTATATACAAAAAGGTGGTGTACCGCAAGTACACAGATGAGACCTTCACAAAACAGGAAGACAGGGGTTCTAATGAAGAGCATTTAGGCATTCTGG GTCCCATTCTCAGGGTTGAAGTCGGTGAGAAGGTCCAGATTGTGTTCAAGAACAAAGCCAGTAGAATGTATTCACTTCACGCTCAAGGTGTGAAGAGCAGTAAGGCTCAGCCTGTTACTCCAG gtaacATAGCAAGGTATAACTGGATTATCACTTCCGGTCCTGGACCCACTGAGTCAAACTGCACAATCTATCCTTATTACTCATCAGTGAACTTTCTGAAG GATTTGGCGAGCGGCTTGGTCGGGCCATTAGTAGTGTGTCGTAAGGGGACTCTGAACAGTAAAAGACAGCGAAAAGATGTGAAAAAAGAATTTGCTCTGCTCTTCATGATGTTTGATGAGAACGAATCGTGGTATCTGGACGAGAATATAGACACTTACATGGACAAAAAATTTAACGACACAACTGAAGGCAGGTTTATGGAGAGTAACCAGATGCATG GTATTAATGGAAGGCTGTATGCTAACCTGCATGGCTTAAAGATGCACCAGGGTGATTGGACCGAGTGGTATTTAATGGGACTGGGGAGTGAGGAAGATGTGCACACAGTACACTTTCATCATCAGAGCTTCATATACAAG ACGGATTACTCTCATAGAGCTGACGTGTACGCCTTGTTCCCTGGAACCTTTAAAACTGTTCAACTACGGGCAGAAACTCCAGGAACGTGGCTTCTCCACTGCCACGTGTCGGACCACATCGACTCTGGCATGGAGACGACCTTCACCATCGAAG CTCGAGCTCAATCTTCCAAAGCCTGGAATAATG